A region of Osmerus eperlanus chromosome 9, fOsmEpe2.1, whole genome shotgun sequence DNA encodes the following proteins:
- the zfp36l1a gene encoding mRNA decay activator protein ZFP36L1a: protein MTTAVASPFFDFNEVMNKNNKMLNYNNNILGTPHHPLSVPCNAGVPMPHSTGALLDRKAVGTPSVGGVYQRRHSVTLPSSKFNQNQFLNSLHSDPSLFGTQGLGGTGGGGNKENRMRDRSFSETGERLLSRCLGGPASPTGGGGSQVNSSRYKTELCRPFEENGACKYGDKCQFAHGIHELRSLSRHPKYKTELCRTFHTIGFCPYGPRCHFIHNAEERRGPPPPSSPLSSSNRLERPRLQHSYSFAGFPSSGGARDSPTSVTPPPMFPHDELLEWPSSNPFTYLFGASLGGGGEGNTMGTEPGTPAPHSPSNTPYFSRSMSPQPYEGPSSPPDSLSDLEGYQSSSGGSLSGSESPSLDTTRRLPIFSRLSISDD from the exons ATGACCACAGCGGTGGCGTCGCCTTTCTTCGACTTCAACGAAGTCATGAACAAG aacaacaaaatgctaaactacaacaacaacatcctgggcaccccccaccacccgttGTCTGTCCCGTGCAATGCTGGCGTGCCCATGCCCCACTCCACCGGAGCCCTGCTGGACAGGAAGGCGGTGGGGACTCCCTCTGTGGGCGGGGTCTACCAGCGGCGCCACTCCGTCACGCTGCCCAGCTCCAAGTTCAACCAAAACCAGTTCCTGAACAGCCTGCATAGTGACCCATCCTTGTTCGGAACCCAGGGCCTGGGCGGAACCGGCGGTGGCGGCAACAAGGAGAATCGCATGAGGGACCGGTCCTTCTCGGAGACGGGCGAGCGCCTCCTGAGCCGGTGCCTGGGCGGGCCGGCCAGCCCCACCggtgggggggggagccagGTGAACTCCAGCCGCTACAAGACGGAGCTGTGCCGGCCCTTTGAGGAGAATGGCGCCTGCAAGTACGGAGACAAGTGCCAGTTTGCCCACGGCATCCACGAGCTGCGCAGCCTGAGCCGCCACCCCAAGTACAAGACGGAGCTCTGCCGCACCTTCCACACCATCGGCTTCTGCCCCTACGGCCCCCGCTGCCACTTCATCCACAACGCCGAGGAGCGCCGAGGGCCCCCGCCCCCGTCGtccccgctctcctcctccaaccgGCTGGAGCGGCCCCGCCTGCAGCACAGCTACAGTTTCGCCGGCTTCCCCAGCTCCGGGGGCGCGAGGGACAGCCCCACCTCCGTCACCCCGCCGCCCATGTTCCCCCACGACGAGTTGCTGGAGTGGCCCAGCAGCAACCCCTTCACCTACCTGTTCGGAGCCAGcctggggggaggtggagaggggaacaCCATGGGAACGGAGCCTGGCACCCCCGCGCCCCACTCCCCGTCCAACACCCCCTACTTCTCCAGGTCCATGTCCCCCCAGCCGTATGAGGGTCCTTCCAGCCCCCCGGACTCTCTGTCCGACCTGGAGGGCTACCAGAGCAGCTCCGGGGGCAGTTTGAGTGGCTCCGAGTCGCCCAGCCTGGACACCACCAGACGCCTCCCCATATTCAGCCGCCTGTCCATCTCTGATGACTGA